The proteins below come from a single Leptospiraceae bacterium genomic window:
- a CDS encoding PhoH family protein — translation MPKEKTQTPVQEKFDFNNEALYQRVCGINDSRLKDLEAYLGITIIPRGYSLIVSGQKDKVDIAIEFFRNLVDNYKKRPDKEDFDSFDLNYLIKQENHQDGWTPSEKILSTFKGKQIFPRTKNQEKFVNSLMKNLITFGVGPAGTGKTFLSIAIACRMLQSGEIDRLVLTRPAVEAGESLGFLPGDLTQKVDPYLRPIYDALHECIGFERVQVLISLNKIEIAPIAFMRGRTLNNSFIILDEAQNCTVSQLKMFLTRIGKNSRMSLSGDITQIDLERGRSGLEKVLSILKDTPQIGIMYLEKEDITRHPLVSVIVDKFEGI, via the coding sequence ATGCCTAAAGAAAAAACACAAACTCCGGTTCAAGAAAAATTTGACTTTAATAATGAGGCACTTTACCAAAGAGTCTGCGGAATCAATGACTCTCGGTTAAAAGACTTAGAAGCCTATCTGGGGATAACTATAATTCCCCGCGGATACTCTTTGATTGTGAGTGGTCAAAAGGATAAAGTCGATATTGCAATTGAGTTTTTTAGAAACTTAGTCGATAATTACAAAAAACGCCCCGATAAAGAAGACTTTGATAGTTTTGATTTGAATTATTTAATCAAACAAGAAAATCACCAGGACGGATGGACTCCAAGTGAAAAAATCCTGAGCACATTTAAAGGCAAACAGATATTTCCCCGCACTAAGAATCAGGAAAAATTTGTAAACAGTTTAATGAAGAATTTGATCACATTTGGAGTAGGGCCTGCTGGAACTGGAAAAACATTTCTATCAATAGCTATCGCCTGTCGTATGTTACAGTCTGGTGAGATCGACAGACTTGTGCTTACCCGTCCTGCAGTCGAAGCGGGAGAGTCTCTAGGATTTTTGCCTGGAGACCTCACTCAAAAAGTAGATCCGTATCTCCGACCAATTTATGACGCATTACATGAATGTATTGGATTTGAACGAGTCCAAGTCCTTATATCATTAAATAAAATTGAAATTGCTCCAATCGCTTTTATGCGTGGTAGAACTCTTAACAATTCGTTTATTATACTCGATGAAGCTCAGAATTGTACTGTTTCCCAGTTAAAAATGTTTTTGACTCGAATTGGAAAAAATTCCCGTATGAGTTTATCCGGTGACATTACCCAAATTGATTTGGAAAGAGGAAGATCGGGACTTGAAAAAGTGTTGTCAATTTTAAAAGATACTCCTCAAATTGGGATAATGTATCTCGAAAAAGAAGACATTACCCGCCATCCGTTAGTTTCAGTCATCGTAGACAAGTTTGAAGGAATTTAA
- the casA gene encoding type I-E CRISPR-associated protein Cse1/CasA codes for MNLINEPWIPIIRKSGKKELIRPDQITTGIQEDDPITNFNSPRPDFNGALVQFMIGLLQTTFAPEDNDEWEEYLDNPPSQETLKTEFDKVAFAFNLDGDGPRFMQDETIKEKDSKKDVNAIELLLDSYSEHFNKLKSVHLCKSCAALSLITMQLNATQGGSGHRTSIRNVGPLNTLIELPEKENLWSNIWVNVLDVTFFPKPKKEIDYEKIFMWLNQKRFLKQTEGVIKSVKGKDKEVQIDTTPKDVHPNHIYWSIPRRFYFPFQHGKTVCNICSFEVESYVSDIKKETWGLNYPKDLFRHPLSPYSLRVVEDEETKEKQEKVFPESASQDMFIYTSWLNLSFGSNFFFPATTVKEFEKRKNRKQQTNIWAFGYDYSSGDKIKAKSWNEAHIPILLIQENLKIKFEAIIKDLIKASEIISKNLQYAIKKALFGKKKSDTKPGKEKWDFPKSLNGEDKKTLFSNSNFYFFKSTEADFYQKLKDIKTILEESQENNKDKLFLDWIDILKKSSMKIFDQYANNGDFENENIKSIALARKELEFSNNNDDIKTILGIQKDIQEEIKKSKARSKKK; via the coding sequence ATGAACCTAATCAACGAACCTTGGATTCCCATTATCCGCAAATCAGGAAAAAAAGAACTAATTCGACCTGACCAGATTACAACGGGTATTCAAGAAGATGATCCGATTACTAATTTCAATTCTCCAAGACCTGATTTCAATGGGGCTCTAGTCCAATTCATGATTGGGCTTTTACAAACTACCTTCGCACCAGAGGATAATGACGAATGGGAGGAATACTTAGATAATCCACCATCTCAAGAAACATTGAAGACTGAATTCGATAAAGTCGCCTTCGCATTTAATTTAGATGGCGATGGTCCGAGATTTATGCAAGACGAAACTATAAAAGAAAAAGATTCTAAAAAAGATGTAAACGCAATAGAATTATTATTAGATAGTTACTCGGAACATTTTAATAAACTCAAATCTGTTCACCTATGTAAAAGCTGTGCAGCCTTGAGCCTAATTACAATGCAACTTAATGCAACACAAGGAGGTAGTGGTCATAGAACTTCCATTAGAAATGTTGGACCATTGAACACACTCATTGAATTACCTGAGAAAGAAAATCTATGGAGTAATATTTGGGTCAATGTATTAGATGTTACTTTTTTCCCAAAACCTAAAAAGGAAATAGATTATGAAAAAATTTTCATGTGGTTGAATCAAAAAAGATTTTTAAAACAAACCGAAGGAGTTATAAAAAGCGTTAAGGGTAAAGATAAGGAAGTTCAGATTGATACAACTCCCAAGGATGTTCACCCAAATCATATTTATTGGAGTATACCAAGAAGATTTTATTTTCCGTTTCAGCACGGCAAAACAGTTTGCAATATTTGCTCATTTGAGGTTGAATCGTATGTTTCAGATATAAAAAAAGAAACTTGGGGATTAAATTATCCGAAAGATTTATTTAGACATCCGTTAAGTCCTTATTCTTTGCGAGTAGTTGAGGATGAAGAAACAAAGGAAAAACAAGAGAAAGTTTTTCCAGAAAGTGCCAGCCAAGACATGTTTATTTACACCAGTTGGTTAAATCTATCATTCGGTTCAAATTTTTTCTTCCCTGCTACAACTGTAAAAGAGTTTGAAAAAAGAAAGAATAGAAAACAACAAACGAACATCTGGGCATTTGGATATGACTATAGTTCAGGTGATAAGATAAAAGCAAAATCTTGGAATGAAGCTCATATCCCAATTCTATTAATTCAAGAAAATCTAAAAATAAAATTTGAAGCAATAATTAAAGACCTGATTAAAGCGTCCGAAATAATTTCAAAGAATTTACAGTATGCAATTAAAAAAGCTCTATTTGGAAAGAAAAAGTCTGATACAAAACCTGGAAAAGAAAAATGGGATTTTCCGAAAAGCTTAAATGGTGAAGACAAAAAGACCTTATTTTCTAACTCAAACTTCTATTTCTTTAAATCAACAGAAGCTGATTTTTATCAGAAATTGAAAGATATCAAAACAATTTTAGAAGAATCGCAAGAGAATAATAAAGATAAACTTTTTTTAGATTGGATAGACATACTTAAAAAATCATCAATGAAAATATTCGATCAATATGCGAATAATGGTGACTTCGAAAATGAGAATATTAAAAGCATTGCGCTAGCTCGAAAAGAACTGGAATTTTCAAACAATAATGATGACATCAAAACGATATTAGGTATTCAAAAAGATATACAAGAGGAAATAAAAAAAAGTAAAGCAAGGAGTAAGAAAAAATGA
- the aspS gene encoding aspartate--tRNA ligase has protein sequence MKDWVKESYNNRKWAGELGKLSAGESVFVCGWAFRFRDQGGVIFIDLRDRTGIIQIVARKENIPEDFKLAEHVRSEFVLAVTGKLNNRDAESINPKIPNGKIEIIIEKLEILNTSKTPPFGLDEFDESGEDIRLKYRYLEFRKDDLKNKMILRHKFIFAVRSYLNSRDFLEIETPILNKSTPEGARDFLVPSRLHQGSFYALPQSPQIFKQILMVGGMERYFQVVKCFRDEDLRADRQPEFTQLDMEFSYVDQANIISEMEALVCTVFKETFNVDLPSKFPQMSYSEAMDSYGSDKPDLRFGMKLYNVSDIVKNCDFQVFKGAVDSGGIVKAICVPGGSVISRKEIEDLTHWLSKDFRAKGLAYMKHGKDGLESAITKRFTPEELTAIAQMVGSKEGDMVFFGADKISIVNASLGALRLKMAEKYATPDPNSYHISWVVDFPMFDVDDTTKELSAIHHPFTAPFEEDFDISASVEELKANAGKMRSKAYDLVLNGNEIGGGSIRIHKEEMQEKVFGLLGISKEDAEKKFGFLLEALRFGAPPHGGIALGIDRIMMLMSKSKSIRDVIAFPKTQKGTCLMSDCPTPVDTKQLEDLKIRVVSI, from the coding sequence TTGAAAGACTGGGTTAAAGAAAGTTATAACAATCGTAAATGGGCAGGGGAATTAGGAAAACTGAGTGCGGGTGAGTCCGTGTTTGTATGCGGATGGGCGTTCCGATTTAGAGACCAAGGCGGTGTAATTTTTATCGACTTGCGAGATAGAACAGGAATAATTCAAATAGTTGCGAGAAAAGAGAATATTCCAGAAGACTTTAAACTTGCCGAGCATGTGCGTAGTGAATTCGTTCTAGCGGTTACAGGCAAATTGAATAATCGTGATGCTGAATCGATCAATCCGAAAATTCCAAATGGTAAAATTGAAATCATTATTGAAAAATTAGAAATTCTAAATACATCTAAAACACCTCCGTTTGGTTTGGATGAATTTGACGAGTCAGGCGAAGACATTCGTTTGAAATATCGTTACCTCGAATTCAGAAAAGACGATTTAAAAAATAAAATGATTTTACGTCATAAATTTATTTTTGCCGTTCGTAGTTACTTAAACTCGCGCGACTTTCTAGAAATCGAAACTCCTATTTTAAATAAATCAACTCCTGAAGGAGCACGTGACTTTTTAGTTCCTTCGCGGTTACACCAGGGTAGCTTCTACGCGCTTCCACAATCTCCCCAAATCTTCAAACAGATTTTGATGGTTGGTGGAATGGAGCGTTATTTCCAAGTGGTAAAATGCTTTCGGGACGAAGATTTACGCGCCGATAGACAGCCAGAATTTACCCAGCTCGATATGGAGTTCTCTTATGTCGATCAAGCAAATATTATTTCGGAAATGGAAGCGTTAGTTTGCACAGTCTTCAAAGAGACGTTTAATGTCGATTTGCCTTCTAAATTTCCTCAGATGAGTTATTCCGAGGCGATGGATTCTTACGGTAGCGACAAACCGGACTTACGTTTCGGAATGAAACTTTATAACGTATCGGACATCGTAAAAAATTGTGACTTCCAAGTTTTCAAGGGCGCTGTTGATTCTGGCGGAATTGTAAAAGCAATTTGTGTTCCGGGTGGCTCTGTGATTTCTCGTAAGGAAATTGAAGACTTGACTCATTGGCTTTCTAAAGACTTCCGTGCAAAAGGTCTTGCTTATATGAAACATGGAAAAGATGGGCTTGAGTCAGCGATTACTAAGCGTTTTACACCTGAGGAGCTAACAGCGATTGCCCAGATGGTTGGCTCGAAAGAAGGCGATATGGTTTTCTTTGGTGCAGATAAAATTTCTATCGTCAATGCAAGCCTTGGTGCCCTTCGTTTAAAAATGGCGGAGAAGTATGCTACACCTGATCCAAACTCTTATCATATTTCTTGGGTTGTTGACTTTCCTATGTTTGATGTCGATGACACAACGAAGGAACTAAGTGCAATTCACCACCCGTTCACCGCTCCTTTTGAAGAGGATTTTGATATATCTGCCTCTGTCGAAGAGCTAAAGGCAAACGCTGGAAAAATGCGCTCTAAGGCTTACGATTTAGTTTTAAATGGAAATGAAATCGGCGGCGGAAGTATTCGAATTCACAAGGAAGAAATGCAAGAAAAAGTATTTGGGCTTCTTGGAATTTCTAAAGAAGACGCTGAGAAAAAATTTGGATTTTTACTCGAAGCACTTCGATTTGGAGCACCACCACACGGGGGAATTGCACTTGGGATTGACCGGATAATGATGCTTATGTCCAAGAGTAAATCTATCCGAGATGTTATTGCATTTCCGAAAACTCAAAAGGGAACTTGTCTCATGAGTGATTGTCCAACTCCAGTAGATACAAAACAATTAGAGGACTTAAAAATTAGAGTGGTTAGTATTTAA
- the cas3 gene encoding CRISPR-associated helicase Cas3' — MQKTYYNYWGKADKEGNYHLLPYHCLDVAAVGEVYLYENHGVLGKFSNLLNLEQESFQKLMIFFLGLHDLGKFSDAFQGLICSKLPEIYAKLFPENKTCKPYSLRHDSIGYIYWYDELKSILKDKDFFNKSNLTDKEMKKFIYGNDSCFDILFRASNGHHGTPPNLERNSESKFYLKANMEAANNFTFDFYQLIFTDVQLKLPTDIKEFYLSLKSNSYWIAGLFTLCDWIGSNTRHFKYKNDDKFLSLKEYWEMIAIPSAKTAIKESGILPSKLSILKSYKDLFPFEIKEFTPIQKFVSEMEVHSGAGLYILEDVTGAGKTEASLILAKRLMDINHSEGVFIGLPTMATANAMYDRIKDAYRNFYTNSPIPSLVLAHGKRELSEKFKNTILDSNTIDQNYSKEDASASAICNSWIADNKKKTFLASFGVGTIDQALVSILYSKYQSLRLIGLFNKVIILDEIHAYDTYMNELISKLLEFHASIGGSVILLSATMPAILKKQFIESFQRGIKKESEDILIKANEYPLVTYVSVEELEEFPVNSRQEVIRTVSINFLHDIDQILSFIKDTIDSGKCICWIRNTVTDAIHACELIQARLSIEPILFHARFMIGDRIEIENKVLEQFGKKSKQEVRKGKILVATQVVEQSLDLDFDEMITDIAPIDLIIQRAGRLHRHVRNTLGNLKEEGSDERNLPTLHIHSPEFIANPEKDWFQSKFPNASFVYEDHSEVWLTMKSLIEKREFKMPDDARFLIESVYGENLEIPEALNQIRQKVKGKLKKAASLGELNTLDLYKGYDEANTKWRDEKYTPTRLGEDTVTLKLVTFKNGKIVPLYEADKNSLALSEISVRSFTFGEDESNDYSAEIMQALQDFKTNLPDNGKYSTIVCMEEQKENSFQGFTITEKKKKVELNYNKKTGLKKIKRKNI; from the coding sequence ATGCAGAAAACCTACTACAACTATTGGGGCAAAGCTGACAAAGAAGGTAATTACCACTTACTACCATATCATTGTTTGGATGTTGCGGCGGTTGGGGAAGTATACTTATACGAAAACCATGGAGTTTTAGGTAAATTCTCTAATCTTTTAAATCTAGAACAAGAAAGTTTTCAGAAGCTAATGATTTTTTTTCTAGGGTTACATGATCTTGGAAAATTTTCTGATGCGTTTCAAGGATTGATTTGTTCAAAACTTCCAGAAATATACGCAAAACTGTTTCCAGAAAATAAAACATGCAAACCTTATTCTCTACGACATGATAGTATTGGATATATCTATTGGTATGATGAATTAAAAAGCATTTTAAAGGATAAGGATTTCTTTAATAAATCGAATCTAACTGACAAAGAGATGAAAAAGTTCATCTATGGCAATGACAGTTGTTTTGATATTTTATTTAGAGCATCAAATGGGCATCATGGAACACCTCCAAATTTAGAAAGAAATTCAGAAAGTAAGTTTTATTTAAAAGCGAATATGGAAGCAGCGAATAATTTTACTTTTGATTTCTATCAATTAATTTTTACAGACGTTCAATTGAAATTACCAACAGATATAAAAGAATTTTATTTAAGTCTAAAATCAAATTCTTATTGGATTGCCGGTTTATTCACATTATGCGATTGGATTGGTTCAAATACCCGACATTTTAAATATAAAAATGATGATAAGTTTTTAAGCTTAAAAGAATACTGGGAAATGATTGCAATTCCCTCAGCTAAAACTGCAATTAAAGAATCAGGTATATTACCTTCTAAATTATCTATTCTAAAATCTTATAAAGATTTATTTCCATTCGAAATAAAAGAATTTACTCCCATACAAAAATTCGTATCTGAAATGGAAGTTCATTCCGGCGCGGGGTTGTATATTCTAGAAGATGTGACAGGAGCAGGGAAAACAGAAGCTTCTCTTATCCTCGCAAAGCGGCTAATGGATATAAATCATTCGGAGGGCGTTTTTATTGGATTGCCTACAATGGCGACAGCTAATGCAATGTATGATAGAATCAAAGATGCCTATAGAAATTTTTATACTAACTCACCGATTCCATCTTTAGTACTCGCACATGGAAAAAGAGAGTTATCAGAGAAATTCAAAAATACAATACTCGACTCTAATACCATTGATCAAAACTATTCAAAAGAGGATGCGTCAGCATCGGCAATTTGTAATTCATGGATTGCGGATAACAAAAAGAAAACTTTCCTTGCTAGTTTTGGCGTTGGGACAATAGATCAGGCATTGGTTTCCATCTTATATTCAAAGTATCAATCCCTTCGTTTGATTGGTCTCTTTAATAAAGTAATTATTTTAGACGAGATTCATGCTTATGATACTTATATGAATGAGTTAATTTCAAAACTTTTAGAATTTCATGCAAGTATTGGAGGTTCAGTAATTTTACTTTCGGCAACTATGCCAGCCATTTTAAAAAAACAATTTATCGAAAGTTTTCAACGAGGAATCAAAAAGGAATCAGAAGATATTCTTATCAAGGCAAATGAATATCCGCTGGTAACGTATGTATCAGTAGAGGAATTGGAAGAGTTTCCGGTCAATTCGAGACAAGAAGTGATTCGAACTGTTTCTATTAATTTCCTGCATGATATTGACCAAATACTATCTTTCATTAAAGATACAATTGATTCTGGTAAATGTATTTGTTGGATTCGTAATACTGTCACAGATGCAATTCATGCTTGTGAATTAATCCAAGCTAGATTATCTATTGAACCAATTCTATTTCATGCTCGATTTATGATAGGAGATAGAATAGAAATTGAAAATAAAGTCTTAGAACAATTTGGTAAGAAAAGTAAACAGGAAGTTCGTAAAGGTAAAATACTAGTAGCCACTCAAGTCGTAGAACAATCACTCGATTTAGATTTTGATGAAATGATTACAGATATTGCCCCGATTGATTTGATTATCCAAAGAGCCGGTCGTTTACACAGACATGTAAGAAATACTCTCGGAAATTTAAAAGAGGAAGGAAGCGATGAACGTAATTTACCTACATTACATATTCATTCTCCAGAATTTATTGCGAATCCTGAAAAAGATTGGTTTCAATCTAAATTTCCAAATGCCTCTTTTGTTTATGAAGATCATAGTGAAGTTTGGCTTACAATGAAATCCTTAATCGAGAAAAGAGAATTCAAAATGCCGGATGATGCAAGGTTTCTAATTGAAAGTGTATACGGTGAAAATTTAGAAATACCAGAAGCTTTAAATCAGATTCGCCAAAAAGTAAAAGGCAAATTAAAGAAAGCAGCAAGCCTGGGAGAACTCAATACACTTGATTTGTATAAAGGTTACGATGAAGCAAATACTAAATGGAGAGATGAAAAATATACTCCTACTCGTCTTGGTGAAGATACAGTTACGTTAAAGCTTGTTACTTTCAAGAACGGAAAAATTGTCCCTTTGTATGAGGCAGATAAAAACTCTCTTGCATTAAGCGAAATTAGTGTCCGTTCCTTTACATTTGGAGAAGATGAATCAAATGATTATTCTGCAGAAATAATGCAGGCTCTTCAAGACTTCAAAACTAATTTACCGGATAACGGAAAGTATTCTACAATCGTTTGTATGGAAGAACAAAAAGAAAATTCTTTTCAAGGTTTTACAATCACGGAAAAGAAAAAGAAAGTTGAGCTCAATTATAATAAAAAAACGGGACTAAAGAAAATAAAAAGGAAAAATATATGA
- a CDS encoding WYL domain-containing protein, which translates to MKNGTDSLSHLIKSIELFSIILKNEDYITEEKILSELDSFREENSPLSEKTARRCIDTIHKILGEEIIESKRNKGYRIKRKNLNQPSWIAPLFSRYLIHTNTESLDYFFSPLTKQVGIYSLYNLFLLNYALKKRLRIKIRYVKYRENTESEKTISVYALVQRGVKLVVLAKENENWRQFLFIGINKITILDEHFPKESKPTLVKEFYENSIGIYQSEKIEPVKIRFSPEAKNFIFKELFQSKQIIEEQKDGSFLLSLLTADKQEVFNITSNFMKYAELIEPKKWRNEFLEEIHTFFKRHQKKDNNEQ; encoded by the coding sequence ATGAAAAATGGCACAGACAGCCTATCGCATCTGATAAAATCTATAGAGTTATTTAGTATTATCTTAAAAAATGAAGATTATATTACAGAGGAAAAAATTTTATCGGAACTAGATAGCTTTAGAGAAGAAAATTCTCCTTTGTCTGAAAAAACTGCAAGGCGCTGTATAGATACAATTCATAAAATCCTTGGAGAAGAAATTATTGAATCTAAGCGAAATAAAGGATATCGAATTAAAAGAAAAAATCTAAATCAACCAAGTTGGATTGCGCCTTTGTTTTCTCGTTATTTAATTCATACAAATACAGAGTCGCTGGATTACTTTTTCTCCCCTTTAACCAAACAGGTAGGTATTTATTCCCTCTATAATCTATTTTTACTAAACTATGCACTAAAAAAAAGGTTAAGGATAAAAATACGTTACGTGAAGTATAGAGAGAACACTGAATCAGAAAAAACGATTTCAGTTTATGCACTTGTTCAAAGAGGAGTCAAGTTAGTAGTCCTAGCTAAAGAAAATGAAAATTGGAGGCAGTTTCTTTTCATTGGCATAAATAAAATTACAATTTTGGATGAACATTTTCCTAAAGAATCTAAGCCCACTTTAGTTAAAGAATTTTACGAAAATAGCATTGGCATTTATCAAAGTGAAAAAATTGAACCGGTTAAAATTCGATTTTCACCAGAGGCAAAAAATTTTATCTTCAAAGAATTGTTCCAATCAAAACAAATAATTGAAGAACAAAAAGATGGTAGTTTTCTACTATCGCTTCTTACTGCCGACAAACAAGAAGTATTTAATATTACCTCCAATTTTATGAAATATGCTGAACTGATTGAACCCAAAAAATGGAGAAATGAATTTTTAGAAGAAATCCATACTTTTTTTAAACGTCACCAAAAAAAAGACAATAACGAACAGTGA